Proteins from one Flammeovirgaceae bacterium genomic window:
- a CDS encoding RNA polymerase sigma factor: MDLKAFENRVLPAKNKLFRFALRLLNNMEEAEDVVQEVLIKVWNGRSSMHQVHNWEAWCMRLTRNLALDRLRAQKRKATGPIELGFEAAQDGLSPHEKAELTESMLQVNELIASLPKKQRQVMHLRDVEGYSYNEIVEIMEMDMNQVKVSLFRARSTVRRKLVKINAYGL, translated from the coding sequence ATGGATCTGAAAGCTTTCGAAAACAGGGTATTACCTGCAAAAAACAAACTTTTTAGGTTTGCCTTGAGGCTTTTGAACAACATGGAGGAAGCCGAGGATGTCGTTCAGGAAGTGCTGATAAAAGTGTGGAATGGGCGGTCGTCCATGCACCAGGTCCACAACTGGGAAGCCTGGTGCATGAGGTTGACACGGAACCTGGCCCTCGACCGGCTAAGGGCACAAAAGAGAAAGGCAACAGGGCCGATCGAGCTTGGGTTTGAAGCTGCACAGGACGGGCTTTCGCCCCATGAAAAAGCGGAACTAACGGAAAGTATGCTACAGGTAAACGAACTTATCGCTTCACTGCCCAAGAAACAGCGGCAGGTAATGCACTTGAGGGACGTGGAAGGGTATAGCTACAATGAGATTGTGGAGATCATGGAAATGGACATGAACCAGGTAAAAGTAAGTTTGTTCAGGGCACGCAGTACAGTAAGGAGAAAACTGGTAAAGATCAATGCTTATGGACTCTGA
- a CDS encoding DUF2007 domain-containing protein, translating into MESGKNRIIVFQAFDTLIQANLVKTKLDAYGIPCFLSDENFVNLYPIRNDIFPGIRLHIFENDAARVTEILSENLACEKGDGVKCPVCQSTRISLANSRKGWAAWLLASLLFTVLPQKRVFRCQTCDAEFDYAQS; encoded by the coding sequence ATGGAAAGCGGGAAAAACAGGATCATCGTATTTCAGGCATTCGATACCCTGATACAGGCAAACCTGGTCAAAACAAAGCTGGACGCGTACGGTATCCCGTGCTTCCTTTCTGACGAGAACTTTGTCAACCTTTACCCCATCCGCAATGATATTTTCCCGGGAATAAGGCTGCATATTTTTGAAAACGATGCGGCCAGGGTCACGGAAATCCTGAGCGAAAACCTGGCTTGCGAAAAAGGGGACGGGGTCAAGTGCCCTGTTTGCCAATCCACCCGAATAAGTTTGGCCAACTCACGGAAAGGCTGGGCGGCATGGCTGCTGGCCTCCCTCCTGTTTACGGTGTTGCCACAAAAGCGGGTATTCAGGTGCCAAACCTGCGATGCCGAATTCGACTACGCACAAAGCTAG
- a CDS encoding OmpA family protein translates to MKKLFFLLFCHVGFVAYAQEFSQRYELVNLGKQVNTFYHEAAPVISPDGKTLYFFVQNHPENTFGREGSQDIWVTRKDENGEWSAPEHLKAPFNQNRSNQVFNVLPDGSLFVRGGKGRDSKGFSIVSPNGSWQEISVKGYADMEKGRFNGATISSDARHMVLYFTEVPRSIRSDLYVSNLQGDGSWSRPEKLNITDRSDMFGPFIGPDDKTLYFASDRSGPNSQGGSDIYKSTRLDETWKNWSKPVNLGPPINTAAGDAYFSMDAKGNVFTSRANSRVDGGNLDLFILLPKDIHVNVSGVVYDGKTMQPLASRVSVKPKNADGIDIKVKENGEYGTVIPETSQVVVAASAEGYLAKEQTIPVPLLYNDTTLVADIYLDPVPKKLVLTGTVYDAATNQPIKAKLNVLGKMGKSVKGLEAPQGTYEMEVGDMGWYVLNASAEGYLNAADSVEIIDEATNPVIKDIYLKKIEVGVTVRLKNIYFDFDKTTLKPESFVELDKVVEFLMANPSVEIEIAGHTDSKGSDDYNLNLSQGRSQSVVDYLISQGIDSYRLSAHGYGETRPIDTNDTDEGRASNRRVEFTVLKT, encoded by the coding sequence ATGAAAAAGTTGTTTTTCCTTCTATTTTGTCATGTTGGTTTTGTTGCCTATGCCCAGGAATTTAGCCAGCGGTATGAGTTGGTCAACCTTGGCAAACAGGTAAACACCTTTTACCATGAAGCTGCCCCTGTGATTTCCCCTGATGGGAAAACACTATACTTCTTTGTTCAAAACCACCCTGAAAATACATTTGGCCGCGAGGGGAGCCAGGACATCTGGGTGACGCGCAAGGATGAAAATGGGGAATGGTCTGCCCCGGAGCACCTCAAGGCGCCCTTTAACCAGAACCGGTCAAACCAGGTGTTTAACGTGTTGCCCGATGGGTCCCTGTTTGTGAGGGGCGGCAAAGGCCGCGACTCCAAGGGGTTTTCAATCGTGAGCCCCAATGGCAGTTGGCAGGAGATATCCGTAAAAGGGTATGCCGACATGGAGAAGGGAAGGTTCAACGGTGCCACCATCTCATCGGATGCCCGGCACATGGTCCTGTATTTTACCGAAGTGCCCAGGAGCATCAGGAGCGATTTGTATGTGAGCAACCTTCAAGGGGACGGGTCGTGGTCGCGGCCGGAGAAGTTGAACATCACCGACCGCTCGGATATGTTTGGCCCCTTTATCGGGCCTGACGACAAGACGTTGTATTTTGCAAGCGACCGGTCCGGGCCGAATAGCCAGGGGGGGTCGGATATATACAAATCCACCCGCCTGGACGAAACCTGGAAAAATTGGTCGAAGCCGGTAAACCTGGGCCCGCCCATAAACACTGCGGCAGGTGACGCCTATTTTTCAATGGATGCCAAGGGCAATGTGTTTACTTCCAGGGCCAACAGCCGGGTGGACGGTGGCAACCTCGACTTGTTTATCCTACTGCCCAAAGACATACACGTAAATGTAAGCGGGGTGGTGTATGACGGAAAAACAATGCAGCCCCTTGCCTCCCGGGTGAGCGTAAAACCAAAAAATGCCGATGGGATTGATATTAAGGTAAAGGAAAATGGCGAATATGGAACGGTTATTCCGGAAACAAGCCAGGTGGTAGTGGCCGCTTCCGCTGAAGGGTACCTGGCAAAGGAGCAAACCATCCCTGTTCCCTTGCTTTACAACGACACCACGCTGGTCGCGGATATTTACCTGGATCCTGTTCCAAAAAAATTGGTTTTGACCGGCACCGTATATGATGCCGCCACCAACCAGCCCATTAAGGCCAAATTAAATGTGCTTGGCAAGATGGGCAAGTCGGTCAAGGGCCTTGAGGCCCCCCAAGGAACCTATGAAATGGAGGTAGGGGACATGGGATGGTATGTGCTGAACGCGTCAGCGGAGGGGTACCTGAATGCCGCAGACAGCGTGGAAATCATCGATGAAGCCACCAACCCTGTCATTAAGGATATTTACCTGAAAAAGATCGAGGTGGGCGTGACGGTGCGGCTGAAAAACATCTATTTTGATTTTGACAAAACGACCCTCAAACCGGAGTCGTTCGTGGAGTTGGACAAGGTAGTTGAATTTTTAATGGCCAACCCATCGGTGGAGATAGAAATTGCCGGCCACACCGATAGCAAAGGATCGGACGACTACAACCTTAACTTGTCCCAGGGAAGGTCGCAATCGGTAGTGGACTACCTGATCAGCCAGGGGATCGATAGCTACAGGCTGTCCGCCCACGGGTACGGGGAAACCCGCCCCATCGACACCAACGACACCGATGAGGGCCGGGCCAGCAACCGGAGGGTGGAGTTTACAGTGCTGAAAACCTAG
- a CDS encoding cytochrome B, giving the protein MYTGLLHAHSGLRYIVLLLLVIVVAKSLVGMLNDKPFEKADGKLTLWLMIATHAQLLVGLVLYFVSPYVVFGATTMKDPVARYWTVEHGFIMLIAIALITIARTSTKKPMDGKAKHRRVFILTASALVLIVLAIIMSGRGILIPVRA; this is encoded by the coding sequence ATGTACACAGGACTTCTACACGCACACTCCGGCCTTCGCTATATTGTATTGCTGCTTCTGGTAATTGTTGTGGCCAAGTCGCTGGTGGGGATGCTAAACGACAAACCTTTCGAAAAGGCAGATGGAAAACTGACCTTGTGGCTGATGATCGCCACCCATGCCCAATTGCTCGTGGGGCTGGTCCTGTATTTTGTCAGTCCGTATGTGGTGTTTGGGGCCACCACCATGAAAGACCCTGTCGCCCGCTACTGGACGGTGGAGCACGGCTTTATAATGCTTATCGCCATCGCCTTGATAACCATTGCGCGCACCTCCACAAAAAAACCAATGGATGGCAAGGCAAAGCACAGGAGGGTATTTATCCTGACGGCCTCGGCCCTGGTGTTGATAGTGCTGGCCATCATCATGAGCGGTCGGGGCATCCTGATCCCCGTTCGTGCCTAG
- a CDS encoding D-tyrosyl-tRNA(Tyr) deacylase → MIAVIQRVAEASVKIGDNIKASIQKGLLVLIGIEDADGAEDIAWLSTKIVNLRIFDDEHGVMNVSIKDTGGDIIVVSQFTLQASTKKGNRPSYLKASKPDIAIPMYERFLKELGNNLGKPVQSGEFGTDMKVSLVNDGPVTILIDTQNRK, encoded by the coding sequence ATGATCGCGGTAATCCAACGTGTGGCCGAAGCTTCGGTGAAAATCGGGGACAACATCAAGGCCTCCATACAAAAGGGCCTCCTGGTCCTGATCGGCATCGAAGATGCGGACGGGGCCGAAGACATTGCCTGGCTTTCCACCAAGATCGTGAACTTGAGGATTTTTGATGACGAACATGGCGTGATGAACGTAAGCATCAAGGATACCGGTGGGGACATTATTGTGGTAAGCCAATTTACATTGCAGGCCAGCACGAAAAAAGGCAACCGCCCTTCCTACCTCAAGGCATCCAAGCCCGACATCGCCATACCGATGTACGAAAGGTTCCTGAAGGAGTTGGGAAATAATTTAGGAAAACCTGTGCAAAGCGGGGAGTTTGGCACGGATATGAAAGTAAGCCTGGTCAATGATGGCCCCGTGACCATACTGATCGATACCCAAAACAGGAAATGA
- a CDS encoding NAD(P)H-binding protein yields the protein MKTALLAGGTGLIGSQLLQLLARDDAYGTVKCLTRNALPVTHEKIEAIQTNGSDLNGLAASLVADDVFCCLGTTIKKAKTKEAFRKIDFDYPLHLANLSKAQGARQFLLVSALGANPSSSVFYNQVKGEVEEAIAAIGFEAYHVFRPSLLLGARPEERTGEDAAKIFFKWFGFLLPQQYKAIDSAKVARAMLAMANKNGKGTFVYESKLLQGF from the coding sequence ATGAAAACAGCATTATTGGCCGGGGGAACGGGATTGATAGGCAGTCAGTTGCTGCAACTGCTGGCAAGGGATGATGCATACGGCACCGTCAAGTGCCTTACGCGGAATGCCCTGCCCGTCACGCACGAAAAGATAGAGGCAATACAAACGAATGGCAGTGACCTTAACGGACTGGCGGCATCCCTGGTGGCCGATGATGTGTTTTGTTGCCTGGGCACCACCATTAAAAAGGCAAAAACAAAGGAGGCTTTTCGCAAAATAGATTTTGATTACCCGTTGCACCTGGCCAATCTTTCCAAGGCCCAGGGGGCCAGGCAGTTTTTGCTGGTTTCCGCATTGGGTGCCAACCCATCATCGTCTGTTTTTTACAACCAGGTAAAAGGCGAGGTAGAGGAGGCCATCGCGGCCATTGGGTTTGAGGCCTACCACGTTTTCAGGCCTTCGCTTTTGCTGGGCGCGCGCCCTGAGGAGCGTACTGGTGAAGACGCGGCCAAAATTTTTTTTAAATGGTTTGGGTTTTTGTTGCCCCAACAATACAAGGCTATTGATTCCGCCAAAGTGGCCAGGGCAATGCTGGCCATGGCCAACAAAAACGGAAAAGGTACTTTTGTGTATGAATCGAAATTACTACAGGGCTTTTAA
- a CDS encoding DUF1232 domain-containing protein, which yields MKSMPHLGNPVWKKACHMAGQLLGNPHRLLTLLGQLAKKADRVEGKGKAGREVRGKVFVLARLLRAVASGRYRALPWKAAASIVAAVLYFVNPADIIPDFVPFTGLLDDFSILVWTYNAVQDELEKFLEWERHELSKP from the coding sequence ATGAAATCCATGCCCCATCTTGGAAACCCGGTTTGGAAAAAGGCATGCCACATGGCCGGGCAACTGCTGGGCAACCCGCACAGGCTGTTGACCTTGCTGGGCCAGTTGGCAAAAAAGGCCGACCGTGTGGAAGGCAAGGGGAAGGCGGGCCGGGAAGTACGGGGAAAGGTTTTCGTCCTTGCCAGGCTGCTCAGGGCGGTTGCTTCAGGTCGGTACCGCGCATTGCCATGGAAAGCAGCGGCAAGCATTGTGGCCGCAGTGTTGTATTTTGTAAATCCTGCCGACATCATCCCTGATTTTGTTCCCTTTACGGGCTTGTTGGATGATTTCAGTATCCTGGTTTGGACCTACAACGCGGTGCAGGATGAGTTGGAAAAATTTTTGGAGTGGGAAAGGCATGAACTTTCAAAACCATGA
- a CDS encoding iron-sulfur cluster assembly accessory protein yields MSNPVVPVTLSKKAVEEVRKIMKTKNIPPGYCLRIGIRGAGCGGAAMMIGFDKKKGTDLSYKAGDIDVVVDKKHTLYVIGKEVDFYEGADARGFMFVDPPA; encoded by the coding sequence ATGTCAAATCCAGTCGTTCCCGTCACCCTGTCAAAAAAAGCGGTTGAGGAAGTGCGCAAAATAATGAAAACCAAAAACATTCCACCTGGCTACTGCCTTCGCATTGGCATCAGGGGGGCAGGTTGTGGGGGCGCGGCCATGATGATAGGCTTCGACAAGAAGAAAGGCACGGACCTCTCGTACAAGGCCGGGGATATCGATGTGGTGGTGGACAAGAAGCACACGCTCTACGTGATTGGCAAGGAAGTCGATTTCTATGAAGGTGCCGATGCGCGTGGTTTTATGTTCGTGGACCCACCAGCCTAA
- the folB gene encoding dihydroneopterin aldolase, with the protein MKLKGKVELEGLEFHAYHGIYPEERSSGNKFEVDIVVNTSFDEPAFHDDLSGTINYEEIYTIAKDEMEKPSKLLEPVAHSIAQKILDVFSTAIKAEVTISKFNPPIGGVCRKAKVSVGLQRGNGH; encoded by the coding sequence ATGAAACTTAAAGGTAAAGTGGAACTGGAGGGGTTGGAATTTCATGCCTATCACGGAATATATCCCGAAGAACGTTCCTCCGGCAATAAGTTTGAGGTGGATATCGTGGTCAACACCTCTTTTGACGAGCCCGCCTTCCACGATGATTTGTCAGGGACGATCAACTACGAAGAAATTTATACCATAGCAAAAGATGAGATGGAAAAGCCCTCAAAACTCCTGGAGCCGGTGGCCCACTCCATCGCCCAAAAGATTTTGGATGTTTTCAGCACGGCAATAAAGGCGGAAGTGACCATTTCAAAATTCAACCCCCCTATTGGCGGGGTATGCCGAAAAGCGAAAGTTTCCGTGGGTTTGCAGCGTGGCAACGGCCATTAG
- a CDS encoding DivIVA domain-containing protein: MKVTPLDIRQKTFEKVLRGYDKDEVTAFLLSLSQEWERVQDEAKEMRIKLEAAEREVTKLREVESSLYKTLKTAEDTGANVIEQANKAAELHLKEVQLKAEALLNEAKTKAKDTIEQSEATSRQMVEEMEERLKALVQNYKSIESERGNLLGDLKRLAGETLDKVERLKKAVDGFDPDQHLNVAKREAKQTLNPNASPAPEVKTAPAGPTGAAPPDGEKEAAPAPQKSFFDEIQ; the protein is encoded by the coding sequence ATGAAAGTCACACCACTTGACATCCGGCAAAAGACATTCGAGAAAGTATTGCGAGGGTACGATAAAGATGAAGTCACGGCTTTCCTGCTTTCCCTCTCCCAGGAGTGGGAGCGCGTACAGGACGAAGCCAAAGAGATGCGGATCAAACTGGAGGCGGCCGAAAGGGAGGTGACCAAGCTAAGGGAGGTGGAAAGCTCTTTGTACAAAACCCTGAAGACGGCCGAAGACACCGGGGCCAACGTAATAGAACAGGCCAATAAGGCGGCAGAACTGCACCTGAAAGAAGTACAATTGAAGGCAGAGGCCCTCCTCAACGAAGCAAAAACAAAGGCCAAAGACACCATTGAGCAGTCAGAGGCCACCTCCAGGCAAATGGTGGAGGAGATGGAGGAACGGTTGAAGGCATTGGTCCAAAACTACAAAAGCATAGAGTCCGAAAGGGGCAACCTGTTGGGCGATTTGAAAAGGTTGGCGGGCGAAACATTGGACAAAGTCGAGCGCCTGAAAAAAGCCGTTGATGGCTTTGACCCCGACCAGCATTTGAATGTGGCAAAACGCGAGGCCAAACAAACGCTCAACCCGAACGCAAGCCCCGCACCTGAAGTAAAAACCGCCCCGGCCGGCCCCACTGGTGCCGCCCCTCCCGATGGCGAAAAGGAAGCGGCACCCGCACCTCAAAAGTCTTTCTTTGACGAAATCCAATAG
- a CDS encoding WD40 repeat domain-containing protein: protein MKVKGVRKLHTITGHRDSVYTVQQGKNAHDVFSAGGDGMVVHWDMRAPETGGLVAKLPNSVFAVHYLPNEDKILASQNFEGIHLLDYVNKKEEKSLQLTRSYIFDVQSLGNRAYVAGGDGVVYVVDMEEWIILDRLEYSRKSARALAIHKERNELAVGYSDNFIRVFDLFDHRMKQEWEAHGNSVFTLRFGPEGDFLLSGSRDAHLKAWDVAGGYVPVHDVAAHMYTINHIAFSPNGKHFVTCSMDKSIKVWDNAGFTLLKVIDKARHAGHGTSVNKLVWTSFNNQLVSASDDRTLSVWEIIF, encoded by the coding sequence ATGAAGGTTAAAGGGGTAAGGAAACTTCATACCATTACCGGCCACCGGGATAGTGTTTACACCGTGCAGCAAGGGAAAAACGCACATGACGTATTTTCTGCCGGGGGCGATGGAATGGTGGTGCACTGGGACATGAGGGCACCGGAAACGGGAGGGTTGGTGGCCAAGCTTCCCAACTCCGTTTTTGCCGTGCACTACCTGCCAAACGAGGACAAAATATTGGCTTCACAGAATTTTGAAGGCATCCACCTGCTCGATTATGTAAATAAGAAAGAGGAAAAGTCATTACAGCTCACCCGTTCGTACATTTTTGATGTGCAATCGCTGGGCAACAGGGCCTACGTGGCCGGGGGGGATGGCGTGGTGTATGTGGTGGATATGGAAGAATGGATTATCCTGGACCGCCTGGAGTATTCCCGTAAAAGCGCCCGGGCATTGGCCATACACAAGGAGCGGAACGAGTTGGCCGTTGGCTATAGCGATAACTTCATCAGGGTGTTCGATTTGTTTGACCATCGCATGAAACAGGAGTGGGAGGCCCATGGCAATTCGGTATTTACCCTCCGGTTTGGCCCAGAAGGGGACTTTTTGCTCAGTGGCTCAAGGGATGCCCACCTGAAGGCGTGGGACGTGGCCGGGGGCTATGTGCCGGTGCATGATGTGGCCGCGCACATGTACACAATCAACCATATTGCCTTTAGCCCGAATGGCAAACATTTTGTAACTTGTAGCATGGACAAGTCCATAAAAGTGTGGGACAACGCTGGTTTCACCTTATTGAAGGTAATAGACAAGGCGCGCCATGCCGGGCATGGTACCTCCGTCAATAAGTTGGTATGGACTTCGTTCAACAATCAGCTGGTGAGTGCCAGTGACGATAGGACCCTGTCCGTTTGGGAAATTATTTTTTAA
- a CDS encoding 4'-phosphopantetheinyl transferase superfamily protein, whose amino-acid sequence MPLQYLNGVNKGEVVLWHITESEHVLAGLLAPVNCPPNIANPQKRLEWMAGRLLLRHLAGASGLDYHGIEKDGFGKPFLKNHHHHISLSHSYPYVAAQLSPARPVGIDIEQPKEKLLRIAPRILDKTELENAGANITKHCIYWCAKEALYKIYGKRGLLFTHHLKLQPFELHEKGELLGWIETDGHRLYAELQYLVAPEYVLVYSKTS is encoded by the coding sequence ATGCCGCTACAGTATTTGAATGGGGTAAACAAAGGGGAGGTGGTGTTGTGGCATATCACGGAAAGCGAACATGTGCTGGCCGGCCTGTTGGCCCCGGTGAACTGCCCTCCCAACATTGCCAATCCGCAAAAAAGGCTGGAGTGGATGGCTGGACGCCTGTTGCTCCGGCACCTTGCCGGTGCTTCCGGCCTCGACTATCACGGCATTGAAAAAGATGGTTTTGGAAAGCCCTTTTTAAAAAACCACCACCACCACATCTCGCTTTCCCACTCTTATCCTTACGTGGCCGCCCAGCTTAGCCCTGCCCGCCCGGTGGGCATAGACATTGAGCAGCCCAAAGAAAAACTGCTGCGCATCGCACCCCGCATACTCGACAAAACCGAATTGGAAAATGCAGGCGCAAACATCACCAAACACTGTATCTACTGGTGTGCAAAAGAGGCCCTTTACAAAATATATGGTAAGCGGGGGCTGCTGTTCACCCACCACCTCAAGCTGCAACCCTTTGAATTACATGAAAAGGGGGAACTCCTGGGCTGGATTGAAACGGATGGCCACAGGCTTTACGCAGAACTTCAGTACCTTGTGGCCCCGGAATACGTGCTCGTATATTCAAAAACCAGCTAA
- a CDS encoding redoxin domain-containing protein — MKNIAMVVMGLMCGQVLAQEVVQDFTLVNVVDGKNVSLGGFGNSKGIAIIFTSNECPYDQQYRKRISALKNKYQNTIQFLLVNSYTEPRESTIAMARKFPSWGMDIPYLADKDQVAMGIFGADKSPEAFLLKKGTQGYAIVYRGAIDDNPLIGTDVDKAYLDIAIEQMLANKKIEIPDNRAAGCAIRKKLK; from the coding sequence ATGAAAAATATTGCAATGGTCGTCATGGGCTTGATGTGTGGCCAGGTGCTGGCGCAAGAGGTGGTGCAAGACTTCACGCTCGTGAATGTAGTGGATGGAAAAAACGTATCGCTTGGCGGGTTTGGCAACAGCAAAGGAATTGCCATCATCTTTACCAGCAATGAATGCCCGTACGACCAGCAGTACCGAAAAAGGATCAGCGCGCTAAAAAACAAATATCAAAACACCATTCAATTCCTGTTGGTCAATTCATACACGGAGCCTCGTGAAAGCACCATCGCCATGGCCAGGAAATTCCCATCCTGGGGAATGGATATCCCCTACCTTGCGGACAAGGACCAAGTGGCCATGGGGATATTTGGTGCTGATAAAAGCCCGGAAGCCTTTCTGCTGAAGAAGGGCACACAGGGATATGCCATCGTATACCGGGGGGCCATTGATGACAATCCGTTGATTGGCACGGACGTGGACAAAGCCTACCTGGATATTGCCATCGAACAGATGCTCGCCAACAAGAAAATTGAAATACCGGACAACCGTGCGGCAGGATGCGCCATTCGCAAAAAGCTGAAATGA
- a CDS encoding acyl-CoA carboxylase subunit beta, giving the protein MDLEFNRNEDLFKQQCGQLAHRGKVVKLGGGEKKIESQHKKGKLTARERIDYLTDKDSGFLEVGLFAGEGMYGEEGGCPSGGVVTGIGYVMGRQCMIVANDATVKAGAWFPITAKKNLRAQEIAMENRLPVIYLVDSAGVFLPMQDEIFPDKEHFGRQFRNNAKMSSMGIVQIAAIMGSCVAGGAYLPIMSDEAMIVDKTGSIFLAGSYLVKAAIGEEVDNETLGGATTHCEISGVTDNKFPNDQACLDYIKKLFDKIGHNGKAGFDRVAPKDPREDPNEIYGLMPNNRAKPYDMLDIIKRLVDNSDFEQYKELYGMTILCGYARIDGWAVGIVANQRKIVKTKKGEMRMGGVIYSDSADKAARFIMNCNQRKIPLLFIQDVSGFMVGSKAEHGGIIKDGAKMVNAMANSTVPKFTLIVGNSYGAGNYAMCGKAYDPRLIYAWPTAQIAVMSGASAAKTLLQIKVGALKAQGKTIAKEEEDTLLKEITDRYNEQLSPYYAAARLWVDGVIDPLETRQMVSIGIEAANHAPLEKFNVGVIQT; this is encoded by the coding sequence ATGGATTTGGAGTTTAACAGGAATGAAGACCTCTTTAAGCAACAGTGTGGGCAACTGGCCCACCGGGGCAAGGTTGTCAAATTAGGGGGGGGCGAAAAAAAGATTGAAAGCCAACACAAAAAAGGGAAACTTACCGCCCGCGAACGGATAGATTACCTGACGGACAAAGACAGCGGGTTTTTGGAGGTTGGCCTCTTTGCCGGGGAGGGCATGTACGGGGAAGAAGGAGGCTGCCCCTCCGGGGGCGTTGTCACCGGCATTGGTTATGTCATGGGCCGGCAATGCATGATCGTGGCCAACGATGCCACGGTAAAGGCAGGGGCCTGGTTTCCCATTACGGCAAAGAAAAACCTTAGGGCACAGGAAATCGCGATGGAAAACAGGTTGCCGGTAATCTACCTGGTGGACAGTGCCGGGGTGTTTTTGCCGATGCAGGACGAAATTTTCCCTGACAAGGAACACTTTGGCCGGCAATTCAGGAACAACGCCAAGATGTCTTCGATGGGCATCGTGCAAATTGCCGCCATTATGGGCAGCTGTGTGGCGGGCGGGGCCTATCTTCCCATTATGTCGGACGAGGCCATGATTGTAGACAAGACGGGGTCCATCTTTTTGGCGGGATCGTACCTGGTAAAGGCCGCCATTGGCGAAGAGGTGGACAACGAAACGTTGGGCGGGGCCACCACCCATTGTGAAATTTCCGGGGTTACCGACAATAAGTTCCCCAATGACCAGGCGTGCCTGGATTATATAAAAAAACTTTTCGATAAAATCGGGCACAACGGGAAGGCCGGCTTTGACAGGGTGGCGCCCAAGGACCCCCGGGAAGACCCAAATGAAATCTATGGCCTGATGCCCAACAACAGGGCGAAGCCTTATGATATGTTGGATATCATAAAGCGACTTGTCGACAATTCCGATTTTGAGCAATATAAGGAGCTCTATGGCATGACCATTTTGTGCGGCTATGCCCGCATAGATGGGTGGGCGGTGGGCATTGTGGCCAATCAAAGAAAAATTGTAAAGACGAAAAAGGGCGAGATGCGGATGGGCGGGGTGATCTACTCCGACTCGGCCGATAAGGCGGCACGGTTTATCATGAACTGCAACCAAAGGAAAATACCCCTGCTTTTCATTCAGGATGTGAGCGGGTTTATGGTAGGCAGCAAGGCCGAGCATGGCGGGATCATCAAGGACGGGGCCAAAATGGTGAATGCCATGGCCAATTCCACGGTGCCGAAGTTTACGCTAATTGTGGGAAATTCCTATGGTGCCGGCAACTACGCCATGTGTGGAAAGGCCTACGACCCCAGGCTTATTTACGCATGGCCTACGGCACAAATTGCGGTGATGAGCGGGGCCTCGGCCGCAAAAACATTGTTGCAGATTAAGGTGGGCGCCCTAAAAGCGCAGGGCAAAACCATTGCCAAAGAAGAAGAGGACACCTTGCTAAAGGAGATAACAGACCGTTACAATGAGCAACTCAGCCCATATTATGCCGCTGCCAGGCTGTGGGTAGATGGCGTGATCGACCCGTTGGAGACCAGGCAAATGGTTTCGATCGGCATTGAAGCCGCCAACCATGCACCGTTGGAAAAATTCAATGTAGGGGTGATCCAAACATAA